The genomic stretch TAATATTAATTCATGTGTACATATACAGTTTATCTTTGGATCAATGAGCTATGACAGGGGTAAATGGATTAATACCTACCTACGTACATATAGACAGTGTTCATGAATGTGTATACATGAACAAAATGGCAGTAACTTTGAATATGTTCAtatagaccagtgatgcccaacctttttcggcttgcgggccatatccatttcgtacagccgtgtcgcgggccacttcaccgcaaaaatacaaaaaggaaaaaaaaaatagagcagataccattttttattagaaacaagttgtacttaccattaattatgtagtaattagtgggatatttgaagttgttttcccgaaaccaacttctgaatgtccggcctcatcgtagagacaccaagtcggagcactgaatcgaaatgttcgtccatcgaaaaaaagattgcgagacgcccctacgtggggataaatacttcttcttcctttttttttcgtttttttaaggtctttttttattactaacatgccgatttcctgcactgtgggcagaagtttcgcgggccggatggcaccgcgtggcgggccggatatggcccgcgggccgtaggttgtgcattcCTGATATAGacgattttttttgtgtgaggtACCTTTAATAATttactcattttgtttttgttgtgaacCAGTTGTTTAAGTATCAGAGACGCATATTCTGACATTATGTGACATTTTATCAACAGATGACAGCCTTAACAGTTATTGAAGGTGATATTTAAAACGTGAAAATCATCCTACCATAAAAAAATCTTCCAAATAAAAAACTGGTTGAAGTAGTCAAAGATTACAtatgttaattaaaatatttgatcgTCTTGTTCCTAATTTTAAGGAACTTGTTAATTTACATATAAAAGGCGTCAAAGAAAGCGACGGAGACTAATTTGTGTAAACGACATTGCATACATTATGAACGAAGGGAGCAAATGAAAATCCAGTCCTAACTAATGAATGACAAAATACAGGAAAGCGAAAAAGTTTATACCTCGTTATTGTGTTAGCCTTCAAATGATCTGATATCTGTTCATAGGTTATGATGCTGAAACAAAATTTCGCGCAGTTGGGAACGGGATGGTGAAGGAAGCAGGTTCGGATCCTCAActagcaccaccaccaccgccaaaCCCAACACGTCCACCAGAAGAGCATGATGGCGACGATGGTAGCGAGATGGGTGCAATCATTGGCATTGTGATTGCTCtcattgctgttgctgctgtttctggTGTCGTAGTGGCTTTGGTCCATCGTCGACTGAGACGTACGAGAGGTAGCAACGATGCCTCACCGACCAAGACGACCAAGCCGACCAACTCGCCCATTTATACAAAAGTAGGTTACGCGATTTTATCCTGAACATTCTTACCTATGTAATGTTCTTCGCGCTCGAACTTTACACAAGCTTACTAGAAAGTCTATGAATCCTTCTCTGACTTTGTTTCTTATATAGAAaactatatctatatatcatGAAATCtcgatttattttatttggatttcttgCAGGTTGCTAAAGTTGACAATCCTACTAAAGTTGACAATGTGAGTacctcaggtttttttttttcatttgagctgaaaacacacatacacacacatatctgctTTCAAtaactcaaaagaaaaatgtaataaaagaaattggTAAGTAGCCGAACAGAAAGTTGTTAAACTGGTTTTAGTAACATATATATTTGATGGTCCGTTGTAAAAGTCATTAAAggattttgaatatttttacacTTCCACTTTAatctagatatatatatattttttacacactttttttttactttcagtcGTAGATAGTGAGGCCGGAAGTAGGGAGCCGAACACGTGTGTGGATTTCTTCGTCACTGGAGGAGGTCGTGAtcttgaaaaagaacaaaaacaatgacaGGTGCCGAGGAGTACAGTGTTgttataaaaaattgtttgtttggttcCTGTTCAGGCTTCACTAATTAAGTCCCTGAGTTGCTTCCAGGAATGGAGAGCAACTGCCAGATGCTTGCAGCCTTTTCTGACAAGATGTGGATCCTGTGATTAGAATGTGAAAATAACTTTCCATGAAAAGGTTATAGTGACATTTGTAACACATTAAAcgtttgtatatttattaaacCCATCAGACTTATTGATGATGAGAGACCAAATCTTTTCTTTCGATGAAATTTCATTGTCCAGCTTTCGTCTGCACAAATGTTGCTTTGTGACTAACCAAGCCCGTATCCTCGAGaactttttgtttcaaatttcgCAAGCACCTGAatatcttgtttctttctttcgcatTTTTcgccattaaaaaaagaaacaagaaaaattcacGGGTGCTCGCTCAAAAAGCCGCTGTACCCTTGAAATGTACCGTAAAgatttgaaaatttttatttgcactttcaataaaatttataacTAAAAGCAATGTCACAAAGAATGACTTGTAGACAAGAGATGTAAGActataaaagtaacaaaatttcATCAGGAAAGGACCCCTCTGGTCAGAAAAAGGCTGCAAATGTATAAAGCACTTCCAGAAAATTAATCATTAGTGACCATAGCTATAGAAAACAATTCTTGTAAAAgtttttgcagtttttgttgTAGACTTTGTGTTAAACTCAAAATATAATCATGAACATTTTGAAGTACAAATttctaaactatttttttcattcaaagaGTCTTTCTGGACCAATCTTgtagctttgtttattttcattgacTAGTATTGTATCATTTATTTCATCTTAGATGTTTTTTTGTATATATGCATTCATACTATCTTCAGGGATGATTGAATTTGtataaaatttgatttgatttgtggTTTTTATGAGGAAACCGGTTGGTTTCTTACActttttgcaaatatttctgtACTTTACATGAAACCTCCTTTCAGGAAAAACAGAGATTactgtttaattaaaaataatgtgggAAAAAGAGAACTACCAAAACGATTTGATAAACAAAACAGGGTATCTTACTTACACTGTGGCTTTAATAAagttgttgatattttaaaccattttatCTCACGTGTCCTGTGGTTGTCTTCGAGACGGTTGCTGTCTAATTAATGGATTATGGATTTAAAACATACATTTATTGCGTTTTCTCCTTTTCTGGGCCTGTTTCCACGTCTGTCCATCTGTGTGTCACTGTTCTTATCCACTGGATGTGTCATTTCCTCTTCGTCTATTTAGTCTTTCTGGGTCTTCCAATCTTCTCctgtctttatttccttctctctctgatCTCAATCTTTTATCTAAAGAACGCATTTACGTTTTCTATTTAtactttaaatataaaagagtATTGAGAATCAAGAAGTATGGTCAAGTATTTTCTCTGTGCTTGAAGAAGTTGCCCTTGACGCACGAGACTCATTGCCACATCCGCACTAGTATTTGTGGAATACAATTGTATTCTGCATCCCTCTTGTCCTACTCCAGACTTCACCCGTTTTCAgattcttctttctgtcattttctttctaacTCTCTGATTACTTTCTTTCCTTAATTTCGTCAGCTTTCACTTTGTAAGGTTCTCACCCTTTTGCCTTAATCTCAGCTTCTCTTTGGTTCATTCCCGTGTCCCACTCTTCTCTCCTACTGTCCCTTCCTCCTTCGCATCCCCTTACCacctttgtctgtgtgtttttaacCTTCTTTAAACCTCCTTTCACGTGGGTTGCCCATAAACATTAAGCCCCCTGTACCAAGTAAACTCTTGGTTCACTTATTCTTCTCGCATTCAAGcaagcaacacaaacaaacaaacaaacaaacaaacaaacaaacaaacaaccaacaaacaaacaaacaaacaaacaaacaaacaaacgtccACACAACGACACAAGCTGAGAAACCCACGTTTAAACACCAGATTCACCCTTTGATCAGTTATATATCTGCATTTGttgggattgtttttgttactgtaCTAGCTGAGCTGCGTATGACTAGACTGTTTACGTAGGTTATGGAGCTTAGGCCCTGGTCTACCTGAACTGACAAAGGTGGAAGGAGTTCACTTGAACCTGTTTTATCTACTAAACACCGTGACAAGTTAAAAAAGGACAGGTGTGAGTCTCTAAGGTTTAAAGCTTTAAAACTTTAAGCAAGAAAACACTGCTCATGTAAGGCCTGGGACCATGATACATAGACTGGTAGATATTTTAGAATAAGAGGGCACAGAATGCCCTTTGTAAATGACTGTTAGATCAGTTATAACATTTTTACAGTACATTACTATAGTAATATATTTGCGGTCCTGTCGACCATAATCTTGATTTTGAGTTTTGTCATCGTTCAAAATAACCTTTCTGTAACCTTTTCTGAGAAAGTAAGctttagtgttttcttttctctggtCTTGCGTCACCTGTctgtttgtgggtgtgtcttCCCCGTAAATCGAGGACACACTAAGGTTTAGATGAGAGCTAGGTTTACATTagggttttgtttatttctaggGTTTGAGGCTTGAAGATTAGGATTGGTGGGTGGACATGCTAAGGGGACGGTCTGCGGTAACGATAGGAGATGGTATAATATTTACGAATTTCTGGATGAAATTTTCTGGAACCCTTAAAAAATTCCcattttaatatcatttgtCGTTGGACAGAACATCATAGGGGAAAGAAAGATGACTCAAGCTGCAACCACGCAAACTCACGTACTCTGACAGCCAATCAAATCCTTCATGACTCATCACCCCATCACGTGATTACGTTCTAATGGCGTCTTCTGCACGACTAAAGATAACAGATGCCCATGTTTGGAGCGGGGCTAACGTATAGTATTTCTGTAggtttatttttactattttcgtGCGCAAAGGCTGTAAATACTAGGAGAAAACGATATGTCGTTACGGTCGAAATCGTCACCGTCTGTAATACCCCAGGACAGTGTGAGAATGTTGGTGGTATCAGAGACACTACACAACTTCTTTAGTGTCTCTGGTACTATTAACGAGGCAACGACAGGTCCAGTAACATCTACTATTCACCACAATGATATCTGTTAAACTGTTGAAGGAGTTTTGAGAGAGGGTGTCgtgaaatatttgttcaaaCTATTTTATGGGGACAGCAAACGAAGACGTACAATCGTTGATGCTTTATAAATGAAAAACGATGGACTTTGAATCTTggtattttgtttactttactgTGCTGATATTTAGTGTGTTAATGCGTGATCTCTGTATGTGTGAATAAAGTGTATAAATCCCGAGCACAAAATTTTGTCAGTCTCATTGTTTACTTGGACAACTGCAGTCCTAAATCTTGTGGACACGCAACACCGACCTCACACTTTTAGAAATATTAAGACGGAAACGAAAGATATGAGTCAAGAGAtgacagtgttttaaaaaaagaaagtttgcatTGAAAATTGCAttactaacaaaaataataataataaaagagtgGGTGTAGGGTGTCAGGTGAGTTTTTGATAAAGTCCATCTCCAAAAAACGGCTTGCGCCGCCACGCAAAAGTTACACGTACACGTACTGGGAATTTCCATTGTGACAAACAGCACTGAACGTCATCCAGGTCAGACGTTAAGACAGGTATACAAATTGTTGTTTACACTGAGATGTTCTCTGAAGACGTCGCCAAGACGACATCTGCTCACTATAAGAGCTGACATTCACATGACCTAGACACCAAGGCTGTGATTTTCCCAGGACCGATGAAAACTGAATGAATTCATGTTCAGTCATGATAAACAGTGGCgtttgataaatatttctttgttaatgATATCCTACGTCTTGTATTAATGGAGGAATTATGGGTTTATGGGTCTAGTAGCTTCTTGTTGTAgttgtggttattttttttaaaacatttgcacAGGTCAATGTCAGTTTTACTGATTTCGTACTGAACGTATTTATGACAATCTGAATAATAGGGacagaaatctgaaaaatagAAGGTGGATGGGTGGATTTGGGAGAGGTAGGTTTAATTTGGTAGGTACAGGATGGGAAAGTTCGGGGTTTATTTCAAAGATATGTCTCCTTCAGACTGGATAAGGGGTTGAGTGTGAGACTGAAACCTCTGAATAAGTGTATATTATGTTGACAGTCACTGTGATTATTCACAGATAGTCATAGCCtctgtatattttgttattctgtgtatatttttattcctAGTACCCAAATATTACTCCTGTTTCTCTTTCACGTACATATTTCGCCTTGCCCTCTTCATTCAAACATAATTTGATTGCTtactcagtttttttaaaccctATATGCTTTAGCTTCCTCCGATATGggtaattgaaaataataattttgccAAGTACTTGAATCTTAAGTAATCGTTTTGACTACGATAGTTGTATCAAAAATGAAAGTAGGGACTGTTCTTGTTAAATCACGAATTTTATTCTCACCTGACTGATAAGTGTGTGAAGTTTGTAACACATCGTGATAAGGGAcaattactgtttttttttttcgtcggaTAATTCAGTGCTTTGCAATACGATGATTGGCCAACATTGTTGTCCTTCACACCTCACAGATGTCGCAAGCTCTCTTCTGACACGACTCTATTTATAGACTAGACTCGGAGCTGTCGCCAGAAAAAGGTGGAGGACCCTCTGGCAACAAAATAATTTCGATCACCTCCAGGTGCACACTGAAGGCATTTCGAGGACGAAGTACCCTGGAGCAAAGGTTTCGacaagaaaaatggaagaaaatacaatttcttCCTGGAGAACTTGTACTTCAGTAGCCTTCCTTTGGCTGTCGGTAGTCATGACTGAATATTGTGTTCATGGCGCGCCAAGATGTCCCCAAGGACAGACGTTTTTTGACGAACTCACAAACCGACGAGAATGCTGTTTTGATATTTGCCAAGGCAACTTTGAACCAGCGGACATGTGCCAGCTCAAATGTCCAGGtttgtaaccttttttttttaaccttaaaaGGAAGACGAATCACCCAGGGTCAAGCGTACAGGTGTGTTATCTACTTACCTTTCGTCACACTGATATTTAGGAATTAGATTTTCTTAGTTTGTAATGATAGTAACACATATGTATGTTTCCACTTCTCAGACCATTTATCACTTATACCTTAACAACAACGgttcatgcatttttaaaacatactgCAGGGTTCCACTTAACCACATCGCCCACCCCTCCCACGGACTGTCCGCCAGGCGGGTCGTATCTCAATGTGTCCACTAATCAGGAGGTTTGCTGCGCCGACCTTTGCAACAACAGGGACATCgcagaaataaagattttgtgtCCAGAATGCCCACGTACTTGAACTTTACTCATTTTCAGTCGAAATTTAGCGTGTGGAATTGTTCCATGCGTAATggatataattattataataataataataataataataataataataataataataataataataataataataataataaataataataataataataataaaggataCAAGTTCGATCTTTGTAATAATATAACTGTTATTGCACAACATTAAGTTAGCATCTATTTTATAAGAAATGGTAAATGAATGACTATACGTGGTTTATGtacaattttttagtttttttttttctttttgtttaaacatgCTAGCTTATGGCGCACGGATTGGAGAGGAACAGCCTGTTGACATCGACCACCAGTCGGGTGGCTTAATCACGCCTATTGTGGTTGCTTGTGTGGCTGCCTGTGTCATGATAACTATTCTGGTCGCCATAGTTTACCTGTACAGGAAGAAGATATGCCAACATCTTTACAAGAATAATTTCAGGATTCAGACAGTAACATGAGTGATACACAGGTATGCTGTTGATAGTTACAAATGAAATCATGTGTTGTGTTTGACAGTCTGTGCTGCCACTTGATGTTTGTCGCATTGAAGAAGTAGAATCCTCAATCAATTGTAATCcgaaattgtatttattttctgacaACTAGATATTTTTGATAACTTATAATAATGATTATGGTGATGAGAAAGTATTAGCAGTCGAGAGAACTCATTCAATACAGGTAGATCCATGGTCGAGACAAAAAGCCTATTGTCGGggttcatattaaaaaataggATGAAGCATTTGATTCTTTTATAAGACATGGGTTTCAGTAACTTTTTATTTGCCATATTTTCACAATCAGAACTTTTTCTGATGATAGACCACATTTTGGGTCTTGGatgaaatatttgcatttgttcatttaaaaaagaagaagaaatctgTTCTGGTAAATCTTTGTTTACAGGAAAGGGAGACCCTCagtgagaaaacagaaaaacaagatgtTGAAAAACAAATGGTGACAGAGGTGTCTAAGCTGAATGAGACATCTTCAGATGTTgtctgacttttctttaaactttacCAAACGATAATTTTGGTCTTCTTATGACTGTAACCTGCTCTgtatgttggtttttatttatcttcctACTAAGAGCAACGGTCGTTTCCAGAAATGGATAATGACCACAATATTACATCTTTAAATCTTGTCCTTTGCTTACTTCATGATTTTACTTTcggtttttatattttcacatcTTTCCCAGCTGCCTTCTTCTCGTCGCTAACCTTTTGCTATGGGACATCTGATAGTCAACGTTAGCAATGAATtgtctgaacattttgtttctgatttttgcattagcttttttttttttttttttttgcatagcTCTTCTTAAATGCTTCTATGTAGCTATCTTTTGTGAAAATCAAAATCACCTAGATATTGTTTATGCACACTTTTTGAAAAATCGCTTCGCTTCTTTCTCccctcttgtttgtttgtgttcaaaATGAGCCACGGTTGTTTCCAGAAATGGACAATGACCAATTCTTGCGCAGCCTTATCACAATGATTGACTTGATTAGCCAACTTCTCTATGGAACTTAATCCTAACGATCAGCTTGATAAAGAagccaaaataataataaaaagtatgtAGCCAGTAgtgcaactttatttttatctcgaATTTACTCGCGGAGATGTCTATGCGAGGTGGGGAACTCAAAGTCGTCGTTAATAATAAACGAACAAAACCGACTAGACATGTGGCGGCTGCAGAAGCATGTGGCGATGTTCTCAAATACACCTCGCGCTTGGTCTCCTGCtttgcttattatttatttgtttgtcgtACGTCCCTTTCTCTCGAACAACTTTCGTTCCACATCTTTCGTCGAGGGTACAAGAGTCGCTTTCTATTCTCTCCACCCGTTCCTGCTGCATTGAGAGCACACCCGCAGATCAAAGGTGAATTCCCTTCGCTAAACGCTTGTTTGTACTGCTAGCTATTTGCACagtataattttctttcttttagtagTTATAGTGCTCTATCTATATCattattcttttactttctttattttttttttacgtttggTCAGCTTTGGGGCGGTTGGTGGCGCAGT from Pomacea canaliculata isolate SZHN2017 linkage group LG8, ASM307304v1, whole genome shotgun sequence encodes the following:
- the LOC112570348 gene encoding uncharacterized protein LOC112570348, with amino-acid sequence MGSVNAITTHLRAEGRQSRHSLTPNKRIPGGLALLSAFVNKTNTVCVEKIAAPRWAVGVSDVDAGVVVVPTHGRPSCPPGGSYFDEYTNRNECCEDLCKYAKDDISKQLCKLKCPGYDAETKFRAVGNGMVKEAGSDPQLAPPPPPNPTRPPEEHDGDDGSEMGAIIGIVIALIAVAAVSGVVVALVHRRLRRTRGSNDASPTKTTKPTNSPIYTKVAKVDNPTKVDNS